The following are encoded in a window of Halorarum salinum genomic DNA:
- a CDS encoding phosphoadenosine phosphosulfate reductase family protein has protein sequence MAQEFPDYLDVDYADGEGESPEDYPSLEHKIEKAIEVTRVGLEEYENPAVMWTGGKDSTLTLYFVKEVCEQFDLELPPTVFIDHFQHFQEIHDFVERWADEWDLEVIYARNEDVGDYVEENDLEPGDDVPISELSEHNRHHVRDILEYEEDTFPFLLDTYVGNHLLKTVALNDALEEYDIDGILSGVRWDEQEARADETFFSPRHDPDIYPPHDRIQPILHFDERSVWDAFWHFVVPDTVEGYPEGHVPQSDADLPEGLTQDDVPISPKYFAGFRSLGSEVSTKKSADDPAWLQDLDNTTERAGRAQDKEDLMERLRDLGYM, from the coding sequence ATGGCTCAGGAGTTCCCCGACTACCTGGACGTGGACTACGCCGACGGCGAGGGCGAGTCGCCCGAGGACTACCCCTCGCTCGAGCACAAGATCGAGAAGGCTATCGAGGTCACCCGAGTCGGCCTGGAGGAGTACGAGAACCCCGCCGTGATGTGGACGGGCGGGAAGGACTCGACGCTGACCCTCTACTTCGTGAAGGAGGTCTGCGAGCAGTTCGACCTCGAACTGCCGCCGACGGTGTTCATCGACCACTTCCAGCACTTCCAGGAGATCCACGACTTCGTCGAGCGCTGGGCGGACGAGTGGGACCTCGAGGTCATCTACGCGCGAAACGAGGACGTCGGCGACTACGTGGAGGAGAACGACCTGGAACCCGGCGACGACGTCCCCATCTCGGAGCTCTCCGAGCACAACCGGCACCACGTGCGGGACATCCTCGAGTACGAGGAGGACACGTTCCCCTTCCTGCTCGACACGTACGTCGGCAACCACCTGCTCAAGACCGTCGCGCTGAACGACGCGCTCGAGGAGTACGACATCGACGGCATCCTCTCGGGCGTCCGCTGGGACGAGCAGGAGGCCCGCGCCGACGAGACGTTCTTCTCCCCGCGGCACGACCCCGACATCTACCCGCCACACGACCGCATCCAGCCGATCCTCCACTTCGACGAACGGTCCGTCTGGGACGCGTTCTGGCACTTCGTCGTCCCGGACACCGTCGAGGGCTACCCGGAGGGCCACGTCCCGCAGTCGGACGCGGACCTCCCCGAGGGGCTGACCCAGGACGACGTCCCGATCTCGCCGAAGTACTTCGCCGGCTTCCGGTCGCTCGGGAGCGAGGTGAGCACGAAGAAGTCGGCCGACGACCCGGCGTGGCTCCAGGACCTCGACAACACGACCGAGCGCGCGGGTCGCGCCCAGGACAAGGAGGACCTGATGGAGCGCCTCCGCGACCTCGGCTACATGTGA
- a CDS encoding TRAM domain-containing protein has product MESIWLVAGGGAVAVLLVGLLLSRRGSRDERESRRAHEAARSRAPPVEIGETYEFGVTEFTDHHSGDRVAVGKVEGFVLFAEDVPEAVDEGDVIRAKVLSFNRGHTSADATFVGRS; this is encoded by the coding sequence ATGGAGAGTATCTGGCTCGTCGCGGGGGGAGGAGCCGTCGCCGTCCTGCTCGTCGGTCTGCTGCTCTCGCGGCGGGGGTCCCGGGACGAACGGGAGTCGCGTCGCGCCCACGAGGCGGCGCGGTCCCGGGCCCCGCCCGTGGAGATCGGGGAGACGTACGAGTTCGGCGTGACGGAGTTCACGGACCACCACTCCGGCGACCGGGTCGCCGTCGGGAAGGTGGAGGGGTTCGTCCTGTTCGCCGAGGACGTTCCCGAGGCGGTCGACGAGGGCGACGTGATCCGCGCGAAGGTGCTGTCGTTCAACCGGGGGCACACGTCGGCGGACGCGACGTTCGTCGGGCGGTCCTGA
- a CDS encoding glutaredoxin family protein, with translation MTFQPEGELSAEEAGERVEEALASEDVVLFMKGNRLMPQCGYSKRALELISGHVEEFETVDVLPALPAYREALEANSGWETIPQTYVEGEFVGGSDVLAELEERGELGDTLAGEA, from the coding sequence ATGACGTTCCAACCCGAGGGCGAACTCTCCGCCGAGGAGGCCGGAGAGCGCGTCGAGGAGGCACTCGCGAGCGAGGACGTGGTGCTGTTCATGAAGGGGAACCGGCTGATGCCCCAGTGCGGCTACTCGAAGCGCGCCCTGGAGCTGATCTCCGGGCACGTCGAGGAGTTCGAGACGGTCGACGTGCTCCCGGCGCTTCCCGCCTACCGCGAGGCCCTGGAGGCCAACAGCGGCTGGGAGACCATCCCCCAGACGTACGTCGAGGGCGAGTTCGTCGGCGGGTCCGACGTCCTCGCCGAACTCGAGGAGCGCGGCGAACTCGGCGACACGCTGGCCGGCGAGGCGTGA
- a CDS encoding GNAT family N-acetyltransferase: MSYELRDGPPSVDDFVRLREVAGMAPRPREGVERGLGNSVYAVHAVETAGSGSNSAVDGTAGAGPDGTVGMARIVGDGGSVYHVCDMAVHPDHQGRGIGSEMMEAVMAFVDADAPSGAYVNLMADVDGFYERFGFAETRPASKGMYYRVE, translated from the coding sequence ATGAGCTACGAACTCCGGGACGGGCCCCCTTCGGTGGACGACTTCGTTCGCCTCCGGGAGGTCGCGGGGATGGCACCCCGTCCCCGCGAGGGCGTCGAGCGTGGACTGGGAAACAGCGTGTACGCGGTCCACGCGGTCGAGACGGCGGGATCAGGGTCCAACAGCGCCGTGGACGGGACGGCGGGTGCTGGCCCCGACGGGACCGTCGGAATGGCCCGCATCGTCGGGGACGGCGGATCGGTCTACCACGTCTGCGACATGGCGGTCCATCCGGACCACCAGGGCCGGGGGATCGGATCGGAGATGATGGAGGCGGTGATGGCGTTCGTCGACGCGGACGCGCCGTCGGGCGCGTACGTGAACCTGATGGCCGACGTCGACGGCTTCTACGAGCGGTTCGGGTTCGCCGAGACGCGCCCCGCCTCGAAGGGGATGTACTACCGGGTCGAGTGA
- a CDS encoding glucose 1-dehydrogenase, with product MKAIVIRRGETTPVLVEKPRPAPGEGEALVRTLRVGVDGTDHEVLLGAHGGFPEGEDHLVIGHEAVGVVVDPNGTSLAEGDVVVPTVRRPPNGPNEYFERGEPDMAPEGQYHERGISGAHGFMAEYFTSPEWSLVEVPPELAELGFLVEPISITVKAMEHARASRSAFEWSPESALVLGNGSLGLLTLAMLRGEFERLYCLGRRDRPDPTISIIEDLGGTYVDSRETPVSEVPAVHEGMDLVYEATGYAKHAFESIRALAPNGVAALLGVPEPWTFEVDGGALHRELVLQNKAVVGSVNSNARQFERAVDTLDGLPDRFLDDLVTGVYGLDEFERTFAEDDTTIKTAVELATR from the coding sequence ATGAAGGCGATCGTGATACGGCGGGGCGAGACGACCCCGGTCCTCGTCGAGAAACCGCGGCCGGCACCGGGGGAGGGGGAGGCGCTGGTCCGGACGCTCCGGGTCGGCGTCGACGGGACCGACCACGAGGTGCTGCTGGGCGCCCACGGCGGGTTCCCGGAGGGGGAGGACCACCTGGTGATCGGCCACGAGGCCGTCGGCGTGGTCGTCGACCCGAACGGGACGTCGCTGGCCGAGGGGGACGTCGTCGTGCCGACCGTCCGGCGACCGCCGAACGGCCCGAACGAGTACTTCGAGCGCGGCGAGCCGGACATGGCGCCGGAGGGTCAGTACCACGAGCGCGGCATCTCGGGGGCGCACGGCTTCATGGCCGAGTACTTCACGAGCCCGGAGTGGTCGCTCGTCGAAGTGCCGCCCGAACTCGCGGAACTGGGCTTCCTGGTCGAGCCGATCTCGATCACCGTGAAGGCGATGGAGCACGCGCGGGCCTCCCGGTCCGCGTTCGAGTGGTCCCCCGAGTCGGCGCTGGTGCTGGGCAACGGGAGCCTCGGGCTGCTCACCCTCGCGATGCTCCGCGGGGAGTTCGAGCGCCTCTACTGTCTGGGACGCCGAGACCGCCCGGACCCGACGATCTCGATCATCGAGGACCTCGGCGGGACGTACGTCGACTCGCGCGAGACGCCGGTGTCGGAGGTCCCCGCGGTCCACGAGGGGATGGACCTCGTCTACGAGGCGACGGGGTACGCGAAACACGCGTTCGAGTCGATCCGGGCGCTGGCGCCCAACGGCGTCGCGGCGCTGCTCGGCGTGCCCGAGCCCTGGACGTTCGAGGTCGACGGCGGGGCACTCCACCGCGAACTCGTACTTCAGAACAAGGCGGTCGTCGGCTCGGTGAACTCCAACGCCCGGCAGTTCGAACGAGCGGTGGACACGCTCGACGGGCTCCCCGACCGGTTCCTCGACGATCTGGTCACCGGAGTGTACGGCCTCGACGAGTTCGAGCGGACGTTCGCGGAGGACGACACCACTATCAAGACGGCGGTCGAACTCGCGACGAGATGA
- a CDS encoding DUF7110 family protein, with amino-acid sequence MTGRVFRLHSTLELPLEDVEDYFDGDPDLPEGVEDVDITRRNNTLIIKAVAEDESLSKYTPTAQLKASVSETRVYEEEPPKTGGGWMQEEEEEIPSELVEFACFKGDRETVLQNTALQYPMFEVLRDIALLSEKGTLTAITESDDELRATRIVEGEERSASVEVVESPRGEGGNGGAVNWRDNKFISD; translated from the coding sequence ATGACAGGCCGCGTATTCCGACTCCATTCGACGCTCGAACTGCCGCTTGAAGACGTTGAGGACTACTTCGACGGCGACCCGGACCTCCCGGAGGGCGTCGAGGACGTGGACATCACCCGGCGGAACAACACGCTCATCATCAAGGCGGTCGCCGAGGACGAGAGCCTCAGCAAGTACACCCCGACCGCACAGCTGAAAGCGAGCGTCTCCGAGACGCGCGTGTACGAGGAGGAGCCGCCGAAGACCGGCGGCGGCTGGATGCAGGAGGAGGAGGAGGAGATCCCGAGCGAACTCGTCGAGTTCGCCTGCTTCAAGGGCGACCGCGAGACCGTGCTCCAGAACACCGCCCTCCAGTACCCGATGTTCGAGGTGCTCCGCGACATCGCGCTGCTCTCCGAGAAGGGGACCCTTACCGCCATCACGGAGTCCGACGACGAACTCCGCGCCACCCGCATCGTGGAGGGCGAGGAGCGCTCCGCGAGCGTCGAGGTCGTCGAGAGCCCCCGCGGCGAGGGCGGCAACGGCGGCGCCGTCAACTGGCGGGACAACAAGTTCATCAGCGACTGA
- a CDS encoding short-chain fatty acid transporter, translating into MAATSSQGGVQRLGQGVANWAERWVPSPFIFAILLTLIAYAAALAFTPDGPLANVINWYDGFWSLLEFAMQMVLVLVTGYAVADSRQVGGVLTRIASLPKNGAQAAAYVAAVAMVGGYFHWGVGLIVGAIFAIFVARAGLERGMTFHYPLLCAAGYTSQVIWHVGPSTSAGLLSATEGHVFEDVIGVVPLSESVFTLYAFGIAILVFLTVVPVMYLLAPEEENAVGMSEYAPELIDGDRKAAANGAGADETRGETGRLPADRLNDSRIISYVVGLGMMAYIVQHFATAGIGEALDLNVFNFLFVALGLFLYGTPAAYMGAIRDATESAAGIILQFPFYAGILGIIQNSGLSDIIAEGMLAIATPETFPVIAWLLGGFMNIFVPSGGGEWGIIGGIVGGTANELGVPAGQAIVAYGVGDMWTNMFQPFWAIPLLGITKVSARDILGYTLLLMIALAPVFALGLYFLPY; encoded by the coding sequence ATGGCTGCCACCAGTTCACAGGGCGGAGTACAGCGACTCGGACAGGGCGTCGCCAACTGGGCGGAACGGTGGGTCCCGAGCCCGTTCATCTTCGCGATCCTGCTCACGCTGATCGCGTACGCGGCCGCGCTGGCGTTCACGCCGGACGGCCCGCTGGCGAACGTCATCAACTGGTACGACGGGTTCTGGTCGCTGCTCGAGTTCGCGATGCAGATGGTGCTCGTGCTGGTCACCGGGTACGCCGTCGCCGACTCCCGGCAGGTCGGGGGCGTGCTCACGCGGATCGCGTCGCTGCCGAAAAACGGGGCCCAGGCGGCCGCGTACGTCGCCGCGGTGGCGATGGTCGGGGGCTACTTCCACTGGGGGGTCGGACTGATCGTCGGCGCGATCTTCGCCATCTTCGTCGCGCGGGCGGGCCTCGAGCGCGGGATGACGTTCCACTACCCGCTCCTGTGTGCGGCGGGCTACACCAGCCAGGTGATCTGGCACGTCGGCCCCTCGACGAGCGCGGGACTGCTGTCCGCGACGGAGGGGCACGTCTTCGAGGACGTCATCGGCGTCGTCCCGCTCTCGGAGTCCGTGTTCACGCTCTACGCGTTCGGCATCGCGATCCTGGTGTTCCTCACCGTCGTCCCCGTGATGTACTTGCTCGCACCCGAGGAGGAGAACGCGGTGGGGATGAGCGAGTACGCACCGGAACTCATCGACGGCGACCGTAAGGCCGCAGCGAACGGCGCCGGTGCCGACGAGACGCGGGGGGAGACCGGTCGGTTGCCGGCCGACCGGCTCAACGACAGCCGGATCATCTCCTACGTCGTCGGCCTGGGGATGATGGCGTACATCGTCCAGCACTTCGCCACAGCCGGGATCGGCGAGGCGCTCGACCTCAACGTGTTCAACTTCCTGTTCGTCGCGCTCGGCCTGTTCCTGTACGGGACGCCGGCGGCTTACATGGGAGCGATCCGTGACGCGACCGAGAGCGCGGCCGGCATCATCCTGCAGTTCCCCTTCTACGCCGGCATCCTGGGCATCATCCAGAACTCCGGCCTCTCGGACATCATCGCGGAGGGGATGCTCGCGATCGCCACGCCCGAGACGTTCCCGGTGATCGCGTGGCTGCTCGGCGGGTTCATGAACATCTTCGTCCCCTCGGGCGGCGGGGAGTGGGGCATCATCGGCGGCATCGTCGGCGGGACCGCGAACGAACTGGGCGTCCCCGCCGGTCAGGCGATCGTCGCCTACGGCGTCGGCGACATGTGGACGAACATGTTCCAGCCGTTCTGGGCCATCCCGCTGCTCGGCATCACGAAGGTGAGCGCGCGCGACATCCTCGGGTACACGCTGCTGCTCATGATCGCGCTCGCGCCGGTGTTCGCGCTGGGGCTGTACTTCCTGCCCTACTGA
- the gfcR gene encoding transcriptional regulator GfcR: MKNVDDLIEDAAALAERGLSRGEIADELNVSRETASWLVERAGATAPGSADAAPEGAEPTGGPSDIHVDWSAVGRDSTRLTHVGRAMADLLAKEGQDVDLTVGIEKAGTPLATTIARELDTDLAAYAPAKHQWNEGDIDDRGGGFSRNFASIRDRECYVVDDTVTSGTTLTETVEAVIEEGGEPVACGVIVDKQGLDEVAGVPVYSLINVVGVGRE; encoded by the coding sequence ATGAAGAACGTCGACGACCTCATCGAGGACGCGGCGGCGCTGGCCGAGCGCGGACTGTCGAGGGGCGAGATCGCTGACGAACTGAACGTGTCGCGCGAGACGGCGTCGTGGCTGGTCGAACGCGCCGGCGCGACTGCTCCGGGGAGCGCGGACGCGGCGCCGGAGGGGGCCGAACCGACCGGCGGTCCGAGCGACATCCACGTCGACTGGAGCGCCGTCGGCCGGGACAGCACGCGGCTCACCCACGTCGGCCGCGCGATGGCGGACCTGCTCGCCAAGGAGGGGCAGGACGTCGATCTCACCGTCGGCATCGAGAAGGCGGGGACCCCGCTCGCGACGACGATCGCGCGCGAACTGGACACGGACCTCGCGGCGTACGCGCCCGCGAAACACCAGTGGAACGAGGGCGACATCGACGACCGCGGCGGCGGCTTCTCCCGCAACTTCGCGTCGATCCGGGACCGCGAGTGCTACGTGGTCGACGACACCGTGACGAGCGGGACGACGCTCACCGAGACGGTCGAAGCGGTGATCGAGGAGGGCGGGGAGCCGGTCGCGTGTGGCGTAATCGTCGACAAGCAGGGGCTCGACGAGGTGGCGGGGGTTCCGGTGTACTCGCTCATCAACGTCGTCGGCGTCGGACGGGAGTGA
- a CDS encoding amidase yields the protein MTSTTATAPLAPLVRRLRTDDLTPPAHLDRVRDRVESVDPTVRAMVPEDDRWGRLERDASAVEARHPDPADRPSLYGVPVGVKDIFHAEGFETRAGSKVPPEELAGPEASTVTALEDAGAVVLGKTVTTEFAYFAPGPTRNPHDTAHTPGGSSSGSAAAVAAGLCPLALGSQTIGSVNRPAAFCGVVGVKPSYGRVPVDGVLPVAPSVDTVGYFTQDVAGAALAAGVLYDGWRGGHEAPTPVRIAAVDGPYLDQASDAGREHFRSHVGALEAAGYDVERVELLPRVDDVNRRHERLVAAETALSHAGLFPEHGDRYAPATADLIREGHDVSVEELAAARAGRSALRERVHDRMDEGEFDLIVSPAAPGPAPEGIASTGDPVMNLPWTHAGLPTVTLPASETDDGLPMGVQCTARFGFDEWLLSWCRELSGAFD from the coding sequence GTGACGTCCACGACCGCGACCGCGCCGCTGGCCCCGCTCGTCAGGCGACTCCGGACCGACGACCTCACCCCGCCCGCGCACCTCGACCGGGTCCGCGACCGGGTCGAGTCGGTCGATCCGACGGTCCGGGCAATGGTCCCGGAGGACGACAGGTGGGGACGCCTCGAGCGCGACGCGTCCGCCGTCGAGGCCCGACACCCCGACCCTGCGGACCGTCCGTCGCTGTACGGCGTCCCCGTCGGCGTCAAGGACATCTTCCACGCGGAGGGGTTCGAGACCCGTGCCGGGTCGAAGGTGCCGCCCGAGGAACTGGCGGGTCCCGAAGCCTCGACGGTGACCGCCCTCGAGGACGCCGGTGCGGTGGTCCTCGGCAAGACGGTGACGACCGAGTTCGCGTACTTCGCACCCGGACCGACGCGGAACCCACACGACACGGCCCACACCCCCGGCGGGTCGAGCAGCGGTTCGGCCGCCGCCGTGGCCGCGGGGCTGTGTCCGCTCGCGCTGGGCAGCCAGACGATCGGCTCCGTGAACCGGCCGGCGGCGTTCTGCGGCGTCGTCGGGGTCAAGCCGAGCTACGGCCGGGTTCCCGTCGACGGCGTGCTCCCGGTCGCCCCGTCCGTGGACACCGTCGGCTACTTCACCCAGGACGTCGCCGGCGCGGCGCTCGCCGCGGGGGTGCTGTACGACGGCTGGCGCGGCGGCCACGAGGCGCCGACGCCCGTGCGGATCGCGGCCGTCGACGGCCCGTACCTCGATCAGGCCTCCGACGCCGGGCGGGAGCACTTCCGGTCCCACGTCGGGGCCCTCGAGGCCGCTGGATACGACGTCGAACGCGTCGAGCTCCTCCCCCGCGTGGACGACGTCAACCGACGCCACGAACGGCTCGTCGCCGCCGAGACCGCGCTCTCGCACGCCGGGCTCTTCCCGGAGCACGGCGACCGCTACGCCCCGGCGACGGCCGACCTCATCCGCGAGGGCCACGACGTGTCGGTCGAGGAACTGGCGGCCGCCCGCGCCGGTCGGTCGGCGCTACGCGAGCGCGTCCACGACCGCATGGACGAGGGGGAGTTCGACCTGATCGTCAGCCCCGCAGCGCCCGGGCCGGCCCCCGAGGGGATCGCCTCGACCGGTGACCCCGTCATGAACCTCCCGTGGACCCACGCTGGGCTGCCGACGGTGACGCTCCCGGCCTCCGAGACCGACGACGGGTTGCCGATGGGGGTTCAGTGTACTGCCCGGTTCGGCTTCGACGAGTGGTTGCTATCCTGGTGCCGGGAGCTGTCGGGCGCCTTCGACTGA
- the psmA gene encoding archaeal proteasome endopeptidase complex subunit alpha: MQGQAQQQAYDRGITIFSPDGRLYQVEYAREAVKRGTASIGVRTEEGVVLAADKRSRSPLMEPASVEKLHKADDHVGIASAGHVADARQLIDFARRQAQINRLRYGEAMGIETLTKTVTDHIQQYTQVGGARPFGVALIVGGIENGEPRLFETDPSGTPYEWKALSIGANRTDVRDYLEEGYERELGLEDGIELALGALAEASEDGLEPEGVGLATIEAAEPQYVDHDAERVGEYLDEFGLLAEDGEGDEEAE; this comes from the coding sequence ATGCAGGGACAAGCCCAACAGCAGGCGTACGACCGGGGTATCACCATCTTCTCCCCGGACGGTCGCCTCTACCAGGTCGAGTACGCGCGCGAGGCGGTCAAGCGAGGGACTGCGAGCATCGGGGTCCGAACCGAGGAGGGGGTCGTGCTCGCGGCCGACAAGCGGTCGCGCTCCCCGCTGATGGAGCCGGCATCCGTCGAGAAGCTCCACAAGGCCGACGACCACGTCGGAATCGCCTCCGCCGGCCACGTCGCCGACGCCCGACAGCTCATCGACTTCGCCCGCCGACAGGCCCAGATCAACCGTCTGCGCTACGGCGAGGCGATGGGCATCGAGACGCTCACCAAGACGGTCACCGACCACATCCAGCAGTACACGCAGGTCGGCGGCGCGCGCCCGTTCGGCGTCGCGCTCATCGTCGGCGGCATCGAGAACGGTGAGCCCCGCCTCTTCGAGACGGACCCGTCGGGGACGCCCTACGAGTGGAAGGCGCTCTCCATCGGGGCGAACCGCACCGACGTCCGCGACTACCTCGAGGAGGGGTACGAGCGGGAACTGGGTCTGGAGGACGGCATCGAACTCGCGCTCGGCGCGCTCGCGGAGGCGAGCGAGGACGGCCTCGAACCGGAGGGGGTCGGGCTGGCGACCATCGAGGCGGCCGAGCCCCAGTACGTCGACCACGACGCCGAACGGGTCGGGGAGTACCTCGACGAGTTCGGACTCCTCGCCGAGGACGGCGAGGGCGACGAGGAAGCGGAGTAG
- the hisD gene encoding histidinol dehydrogenase — translation MGADRTHVKGAERPSLEFPPEVTESVSEIVAAVRRDGDDAIRELTEEFDGVSRESIRVTDGEIEGARESLSAEDREAIDATIANVREFHEEQREHVEGFEREFRPGVTLGQRVLPVERAGVYVPGGRYPLVASPAMTIVPAVVAGVDDIVACAPPQADGHVQPAQLYAMDEAGADEIYCVGGAQAIAALAYGTESVPAVNVVTGPGNVYTTEAKRQVYGHVGVDFLAGPTEVLIVADESADPALVATDLLAQAEHDTESRVVLVSTDEGLAEATIEEVERQLGELSTAETARASWEANGEVIVVPDREAAVEVANDYAMEHLQVMSDDPRAYVDGLRNYGSLFLGHHSPVVFGDKAVGTNHCLPTLEVATYTGGIWVGTYLKAVTHQELTAEGAASVAPHAAKICELEGTEAHRISAEKRFGPPDG, via the coding sequence ATGGGAGCCGATCGCACGCACGTCAAGGGCGCAGAACGACCGTCGCTCGAGTTTCCCCCGGAGGTGACCGAGTCGGTCTCCGAGATCGTCGCCGCCGTCCGCCGCGACGGGGACGACGCGATCCGCGAACTCACCGAGGAGTTCGACGGCGTCTCCCGGGAGTCGATCCGCGTGACCGACGGGGAGATCGAGGGGGCCCGGGAGTCGCTCTCCGCCGAGGACCGGGAGGCGATCGACGCGACGATCGCCAACGTCCGCGAGTTCCACGAGGAACAGCGCGAGCACGTCGAGGGGTTCGAGCGGGAGTTCCGGCCGGGCGTGACGCTCGGCCAGCGCGTCCTCCCCGTCGAACGGGCGGGCGTCTACGTCCCGGGCGGACGCTACCCCCTGGTGGCGTCGCCCGCGATGACCATCGTCCCCGCGGTGGTCGCCGGCGTCGACGACATCGTCGCGTGCGCGCCCCCGCAGGCCGACGGCCACGTTCAGCCGGCACAACTGTACGCCATGGACGAGGCGGGGGCCGACGAGATCTACTGCGTCGGCGGTGCACAGGCCATCGCCGCGCTCGCGTACGGCACCGAGTCGGTTCCGGCGGTGAACGTCGTCACCGGGCCGGGGAACGTCTACACCACCGAGGCGAAACGCCAGGTGTACGGGCACGTCGGCGTCGACTTCCTCGCGGGCCCGACCGAGGTGCTGATCGTCGCCGACGAGAGCGCCGACCCGGCGCTCGTCGCGACCGACCTCCTCGCGCAGGCCGAACACGACACGGAGTCACGCGTGGTGCTCGTCTCGACCGACGAGGGGCTCGCGGAGGCGACGATCGAGGAGGTCGAGCGGCAGCTCGGCGAACTATCGACGGCCGAGACCGCGCGCGCCTCGTGGGAGGCGAACGGCGAGGTGATCGTCGTTCCGGACCGCGAAGCGGCGGTCGAGGTCGCGAACGACTACGCGATGGAGCACCTGCAGGTGATGAGCGACGACCCGCGCGCGTACGTGGACGGACTCCGGAACTACGGGTCGCTGTTCCTCGGCCACCACTCACCCGTCGTCTTCGGGGACAAGGCGGTCGGGACGAACCACTGTCTGCCGACCCTGGAGGTCGCGACGTACACCGGCGGCATCTGGGTCGGGACGTACCTGAAGGCGGTCACTCACCAGGAGTTGACCGCGGAGGGCGCCGCGAGCGTGGCGCCGCACGCGGCGAAGATCTGCGAACTGGAGGGAACCGAGGCCCACCGGATCTCCGCGGAGAAGCGGTTCGGGCCCCCCGACGGGTAG
- a CDS encoding HalOD1 output domain-containing protein, translated as MTTPSTRVVEAVAEFRDVDPAELPPLYDVVDPDALDALFDSTGTSSSRREGTVEFVYAGIFVRVDASGGVELTSAADPE; from the coding sequence ATGACTACGCCAAGCACCCGAGTCGTCGAAGCGGTCGCGGAGTTCCGGGACGTCGATCCGGCGGAACTCCCCCCGCTCTACGACGTGGTGGACCCCGACGCTCTGGACGCGCTGTTCGACTCGACCGGGACGAGTTCGTCCCGCCGCGAGGGAACGGTCGAGTTCGTCTACGCGGGGATATTCGTGCGAGTCGACGCGAGCGGCGGCGTCGAGCTCACGTCGGCGGCGGATCCGGAGTAG
- a CDS encoding SDR family NAD(P)-dependent oxidoreductase produces the protein MDGLTAFVTGASRGIGREIALAFAREGANVALAARSDGIEGTADLIDAPERTLPVRTDVTDESSVREAIDRTVAEFGGLDVLVNNAGIAGPTAPVDEVDRDDWDRTMAVNVTGAYLTTKHATPHLRGSERASVINLSSISGKRPLENRTPYVASKMAVVGLTRTLAFELGEDDVTVNAICPGATRGPRIDDVIEAQAEALGVGYEEAKRRVFTDDTALGTLVDASDVAAMATFLASEDARHVTAQDVNVDGGATWY, from the coding sequence ATGGACGGACTCACCGCGTTCGTCACGGGCGCCAGCCGGGGGATCGGGCGGGAGATCGCCCTGGCGTTCGCCCGGGAGGGCGCGAACGTGGCCCTCGCGGCCCGAAGCGACGGGATCGAGGGGACCGCGGACCTGATCGACGCCCCGGAACGGACGCTCCCCGTCCGCACCGACGTGACGGACGAGTCGTCGGTGCGGGAGGCGATCGACCGGACGGTCGCGGAGTTCGGCGGGCTCGACGTTCTCGTCAACAACGCCGGGATCGCTGGGCCGACGGCGCCGGTCGACGAGGTCGACCGCGACGACTGGGACCGGACGATGGCGGTCAACGTCACCGGGGCGTACCTGACCACGAAACACGCCACACCCCACCTCCGGGGGAGCGAGCGCGCCAGCGTGATCAACCTCTCGTCGATCAGCGGCAAGCGACCGCTCGAGAACCGGACGCCGTACGTCGCCTCGAAGATGGCGGTCGTCGGTCTCACCCGGACGCTCGCGTTCGAACTGGGCGAGGACGACGTCACCGTGAACGCGATCTGCCCGGGCGCGACGAGGGGACCACGGATCGACGACGTGATCGAGGCGCAGGCGGAGGCGCTCGGCGTGGGGTACGAGGAGGCGAAGCGTCGGGTGTTCACCGACGACACGGCGCTCGGAACGCTCGTCGACGCGAGCGACGTCGCGGCGATGGCGACGTTCCTCGCGAGCGAGGACGCACGGCACGTCACCGCACAGGACGTCAACGTCGACGGCGGCGCGACCTGGTACTGA